A stretch of the Lolium perenne isolate Kyuss_39 chromosome 3, Kyuss_2.0, whole genome shotgun sequence genome encodes the following:
- the LOC139830073 gene encoding uncharacterized protein isoform X2 translates to MSPSYDVYSLGIIIIQLVTGHRSVTNSNNVLRKWRHRLRKSGKETPFRYQQIAKLLEIGLLCQEKDPYRRPFISDIIHVINELESTDWQISNENKSTAEQMSAYSEDDMLGIEPLELRFPFELNTKIPRSLELTNETNSSIAFSIKTTIPLPYCIEPKKDIVAPQSKYSVNITLHPIDKAPQDTLIGDFIVRSTKVNDNLKSEDINEDIFNRDGPKLVDEVNLTVTYMADVPQVDVSIGPLISLDTRNLHGPNESNVPLTEAESKDVRKTLQSTQNFEVALNPDNRKRNRYTDAIPFDETRIRLQSSTGIQKSNDYINASLIKHYDIDQTKFISTQGPLVNTLEDFWQMVVENSSPVIVMLCKFDYIKCDEYLPLSKCQGKYGKFIVNITKVRQDGELILRSVKVQHNESLKVHHVLHIQHSTWPDHGVPNDTSAVRNILKRLYKIPKGAGIGRTGAYITIHNTVERVLLGEQSSIDIAATVNKFRSQRPGMVQTEEQYMFCYQAIADELKDLTKIYSTRSERSFFQRLL, encoded by the exons ATGTCACCCAGCTATGATGTGTATAGCTTGGGCATCATAATAATCCAACTGGTGACAGGACACAGGAGTGTTACCAATAGTAATAAC GTACTTAGAAAATGGAGGCACAGATTGCGTAAATCAGGCAAAGAAACACCATTTAGATACCAACAAATTGCAAAACTCCTCGAGATTGGGCTACTCTGCCAGGAAAAGGACCCCTACAGGAGGCCTTTTATATCAGACATAATACATGTTATCAATGAATTGGAAAGCACAGATTGGCAAATCAGCAATGAGAACAAATCTACTGCAGAGCAG ATGAGTGCCTACTCGGAGGATGACATGCTTGGGATCGAGCCGCTCGAGCTACGCTTTCCGTTTGAGCTCAACACTAAGATACCACGCTCACTTGAGCTAACCAATGAGACAAATTCTTCTATTGCCTTCAGCATCAAAACGACAATCCCTCTACCATACTGTATAGAACCAAAGAAAGACATTGTTGCTCCGCAATCAAAGTATAGTGTCAACATAACATTACACCCAATAGACAAGGCACCGCAAGATACGCTTATTGGCGATTTCATCGTGCGGAGCACCAAAGTGAATGACAATCTTAAAAGTGAGGACATAAATGAAGATATATTCAACAGAGACGGGCCTAAATTAGTTGATGAGGTGAATCTGACAGTTACATATATGGCCGACGTACCCCAAGTGGATGTGTCAATTGGGCCGTTAATTAGTTTAGACACGAGAAATCTGCATGGCCCAAATGAATCCAATGTACCGCTAACAGAGGCAGAATCCAAG GACGTAAGAAAAACGCTCCAGTCGACTCAGAATTTTGAAGTGGCTCTAAATCCTGATAATAGGAAAAGGAACCGCTATACTGATGCCATTCCAT TTGATGAAACCAGGATAAGACTACAGTCCTCAACAGGCATTCAGAAAAGCAATGACTACATCAATGCAAGCCTTATAAAG CATTATGACATAGATCAAACTAAGTTCATTTCTACTCAAGGACCACTAGTCAATACATTAGAAGATTTCTGGCAGATGGTCGTTGAGAACAGCTCTCCGGTAATTGTTATGCTCTGCAAATTTGACTATATTAAG TGTGATGAGTATCTTCCATTGAGCAAGTGCCAAGGAAAATACGGAAAATTTATTGTTAACATCACGAAGGTCAGACAAGATGGTGAATTAATTTTGCGCAGTGTGAAGGTGCAACATAATGAG TCACTTAAAGTGCATCATGTTCTCCACATCCAGCACTCTACATGGCCTGACCATGGCGTGCCAAATGATACCAGTGCTGTACGGAACATTCTAAAAAGATTATATAAGATTCCGAAAGG TGCAGGCATTGGGAGAACTGgtgcttacatcaccatccataatACAGTAGAGAGGGTATTACTTGGTGAACAATCTTCTATAGATATTGCAGCAACTGTCAATAAGTTTAGATCCCAGCGTCCTGGGATGGTCCAAACAGAG GAGCAATACATGTTCTGCTATCAGGCCATTGCGGATGAGCTGAAAGATCTGACTAAAATTTATAGCACAAGGTCCGAGAGGAGTTTCTTCCAGAGACTCTTGTGA
- the LOC139830073 gene encoding uncharacterized protein isoform X1 codes for MSPSYDVYSLGIIIIQLVTGHRSVTNSNNVLRKWRHRLRKSGKETPFRYQQIAKLLEIGLLCQEKDPYRRPFISDIIHVINELESTDWQISNENKSTAEQMSAYSEDDMLGIEPLELRFPFELNTKIPRSLELTNETNSSIAFSIKTTIPLPYCIEPKKDIVAPQSKYSVNITLHPIDKAPQDTLIGDFIVRSTKVNDNLKSEDINEDIFNRDGPKLVDEVNLTVTYMADVPQVDVSIGPLISLDTRNLHGPNESNVPLTEAESKDVRKTLQSTQNFEVALNPDNRKRNRYTDAIPFDETRIRLQSSTGIQKSNDYINASLIKHYDIDQTKFISTQGPLVNTLEDFWQMVVENSSPVIVMLCKFDYIKCDEYLPLSKCQGKYGKFIVNITKVRQDGELILRSVKVQHNESLKVHHVLHIQHSTWPDHGVPNDTSAVRNILKRLYKIPKGYRIVAHGSAGIGRTGAYITIHNTVERVLLGEQSSIDIAATVNKFRSQRPGMVQTEEQYMFCYQAIADELKDLTKIYSTRSERSFFQRLL; via the exons ATGTCACCCAGCTATGATGTGTATAGCTTGGGCATCATAATAATCCAACTGGTGACAGGACACAGGAGTGTTACCAATAGTAATAAC GTACTTAGAAAATGGAGGCACAGATTGCGTAAATCAGGCAAAGAAACACCATTTAGATACCAACAAATTGCAAAACTCCTCGAGATTGGGCTACTCTGCCAGGAAAAGGACCCCTACAGGAGGCCTTTTATATCAGACATAATACATGTTATCAATGAATTGGAAAGCACAGATTGGCAAATCAGCAATGAGAACAAATCTACTGCAGAGCAG ATGAGTGCCTACTCGGAGGATGACATGCTTGGGATCGAGCCGCTCGAGCTACGCTTTCCGTTTGAGCTCAACACTAAGATACCACGCTCACTTGAGCTAACCAATGAGACAAATTCTTCTATTGCCTTCAGCATCAAAACGACAATCCCTCTACCATACTGTATAGAACCAAAGAAAGACATTGTTGCTCCGCAATCAAAGTATAGTGTCAACATAACATTACACCCAATAGACAAGGCACCGCAAGATACGCTTATTGGCGATTTCATCGTGCGGAGCACCAAAGTGAATGACAATCTTAAAAGTGAGGACATAAATGAAGATATATTCAACAGAGACGGGCCTAAATTAGTTGATGAGGTGAATCTGACAGTTACATATATGGCCGACGTACCCCAAGTGGATGTGTCAATTGGGCCGTTAATTAGTTTAGACACGAGAAATCTGCATGGCCCAAATGAATCCAATGTACCGCTAACAGAGGCAGAATCCAAG GACGTAAGAAAAACGCTCCAGTCGACTCAGAATTTTGAAGTGGCTCTAAATCCTGATAATAGGAAAAGGAACCGCTATACTGATGCCATTCCAT TTGATGAAACCAGGATAAGACTACAGTCCTCAACAGGCATTCAGAAAAGCAATGACTACATCAATGCAAGCCTTATAAAG CATTATGACATAGATCAAACTAAGTTCATTTCTACTCAAGGACCACTAGTCAATACATTAGAAGATTTCTGGCAGATGGTCGTTGAGAACAGCTCTCCGGTAATTGTTATGCTCTGCAAATTTGACTATATTAAG TGTGATGAGTATCTTCCATTGAGCAAGTGCCAAGGAAAATACGGAAAATTTATTGTTAACATCACGAAGGTCAGACAAGATGGTGAATTAATTTTGCGCAGTGTGAAGGTGCAACATAATGAG TCACTTAAAGTGCATCATGTTCTCCACATCCAGCACTCTACATGGCCTGACCATGGCGTGCCAAATGATACCAGTGCTGTACGGAACATTCTAAAAAGATTATATAAGATTCCGAAAGGGTACCGAATAGTTGCACATGGCAG TGCAGGCATTGGGAGAACTGgtgcttacatcaccatccataatACAGTAGAGAGGGTATTACTTGGTGAACAATCTTCTATAGATATTGCAGCAACTGTCAATAAGTTTAGATCCCAGCGTCCTGGGATGGTCCAAACAGAG GAGCAATACATGTTCTGCTATCAGGCCATTGCGGATGAGCTGAAAGATCTGACTAAAATTTATAGCACAAGGTCCGAGAGGAGTTTCTTCCAGAGACTCTTGTGA
- the LOC139830073 gene encoding uncharacterized protein isoform X3: MVLKFKRGRHCFENRADMVLRKWRHRLRKSGKETPFRYQQIAKLLEIGLLCQEKDPYRRPFISDIIHVINELESTDWQISNENKSTAEQMSAYSEDDMLGIEPLELRFPFELNTKIPRSLELTNETNSSIAFSIKTTIPLPYCIEPKKDIVAPQSKYSVNITLHPIDKAPQDTLIGDFIVRSTKVNDNLKSEDINEDIFNRDGPKLVDEVNLTVTYMADVPQVDVSIGPLISLDTRNLHGPNESNVPLTEAESKDVRKTLQSTQNFEVALNPDNRKRNRYTDAIPFDETRIRLQSSTGIQKSNDYINASLIKHYDIDQTKFISTQGPLVNTLEDFWQMVVENSSPVIVMLCKFDYIKCDEYLPLSKCQGKYGKFIVNITKVRQDGELILRSVKVQHNESLKVHHVLHIQHSTWPDHGVPNDTSAVRNILKRLYKIPKGYRIVAHGSAGIGRTGAYITIHNTVERVLLGEQSSIDIAATVNKFRSQRPGMVQTEEQYMFCYQAIADELKDLTKIYSTRSERSFFQRLL, from the exons ATGGTGCTAAAGTTTAAAAGAGGCCGTCACTGCTTCGAGAACCGAGCTGACATG GTACTTAGAAAATGGAGGCACAGATTGCGTAAATCAGGCAAAGAAACACCATTTAGATACCAACAAATTGCAAAACTCCTCGAGATTGGGCTACTCTGCCAGGAAAAGGACCCCTACAGGAGGCCTTTTATATCAGACATAATACATGTTATCAATGAATTGGAAAGCACAGATTGGCAAATCAGCAATGAGAACAAATCTACTGCAGAGCAG ATGAGTGCCTACTCGGAGGATGACATGCTTGGGATCGAGCCGCTCGAGCTACGCTTTCCGTTTGAGCTCAACACTAAGATACCACGCTCACTTGAGCTAACCAATGAGACAAATTCTTCTATTGCCTTCAGCATCAAAACGACAATCCCTCTACCATACTGTATAGAACCAAAGAAAGACATTGTTGCTCCGCAATCAAAGTATAGTGTCAACATAACATTACACCCAATAGACAAGGCACCGCAAGATACGCTTATTGGCGATTTCATCGTGCGGAGCACCAAAGTGAATGACAATCTTAAAAGTGAGGACATAAATGAAGATATATTCAACAGAGACGGGCCTAAATTAGTTGATGAGGTGAATCTGACAGTTACATATATGGCCGACGTACCCCAAGTGGATGTGTCAATTGGGCCGTTAATTAGTTTAGACACGAGAAATCTGCATGGCCCAAATGAATCCAATGTACCGCTAACAGAGGCAGAATCCAAG GACGTAAGAAAAACGCTCCAGTCGACTCAGAATTTTGAAGTGGCTCTAAATCCTGATAATAGGAAAAGGAACCGCTATACTGATGCCATTCCAT TTGATGAAACCAGGATAAGACTACAGTCCTCAACAGGCATTCAGAAAAGCAATGACTACATCAATGCAAGCCTTATAAAG CATTATGACATAGATCAAACTAAGTTCATTTCTACTCAAGGACCACTAGTCAATACATTAGAAGATTTCTGGCAGATGGTCGTTGAGAACAGCTCTCCGGTAATTGTTATGCTCTGCAAATTTGACTATATTAAG TGTGATGAGTATCTTCCATTGAGCAAGTGCCAAGGAAAATACGGAAAATTTATTGTTAACATCACGAAGGTCAGACAAGATGGTGAATTAATTTTGCGCAGTGTGAAGGTGCAACATAATGAG TCACTTAAAGTGCATCATGTTCTCCACATCCAGCACTCTACATGGCCTGACCATGGCGTGCCAAATGATACCAGTGCTGTACGGAACATTCTAAAAAGATTATATAAGATTCCGAAAGGGTACCGAATAGTTGCACATGGCAG TGCAGGCATTGGGAGAACTGgtgcttacatcaccatccataatACAGTAGAGAGGGTATTACTTGGTGAACAATCTTCTATAGATATTGCAGCAACTGTCAATAAGTTTAGATCCCAGCGTCCTGGGATGGTCCAAACAGAG GAGCAATACATGTTCTGCTATCAGGCCATTGCGGATGAGCTGAAAGATCTGACTAAAATTTATAGCACAAGGTCCGAGAGGAGTTTCTTCCAGAGACTCTTGTGA